The Bacteroidales bacterium genomic sequence AGGTGCGGTGTAATGAGCAGAACAGAGAATATACCTTTTACAAAATTATTAGGAACAGTCTTCATTGAAAGGATAGTTGATTTTATCGTACTTTTTATATTGCTGGCAATAGTACTTATTACACAATTGCCTGTTGTATTAAGTATGTTGGAAAATAATCCCGAAATAGAACAAAATATTCAAAACTTATTATCTTCTACACCAATTTTAATAGGGATTGTTCTTTTCTTTTTATTGATTATAATTCTAATTTATATTTTTAGAATCCGTTTGAGAAAAACAAATATCTATAATAAAATAAAAAGTTTGGTGTTGAATTTTGTTGAAGGTATTAAAAGTATACTGAAAATGAAACGAAAATTTGAGTTTATTGCTCATTCTGTTTTCATCTGGATGATGTATTTTTTAATGATATATATTATATTTTGGAGTTTTAATTTTACATCACATTTAACTTTACTGACAGGATTAACAGTTTTTGTTATGTCAGCTTTCGGTATGGTAGCTCCGTCGCCCGGAGGTATGGGAACTTGGCATTTTATGGTTATTCAGACTTTAATTATATACGGAGTAAAAGAATCTGATGCTTATGCTTTTGCAATAACATCACATACATCCCAAACTTTAATGATGATTATTCTGGGAGTATTATCTGTTATTTTACTGCCGGTTTTAAACAAAGGGAAAAAAGAAAATACAGAAAAAGGGTAAATAAAATTTGACATTAAAAAAATAAGTCATATCTTTGCAAACCTTAAAAACCGAACAATCTACAAAAAAATATATTGCGGGGTGGAGCAGTTGGTAGCTCGTCGGGCTCATAACCCGAAGGTCGTAGGTTCAAGTCCTTCCCCCGCTACTAAGAAAGTCCTTTAACTGATTGATAGTTAAGGGGCTTTGTTTTGTTGAGTAACAGAATAGTAACAAAAAATATTTTCTTCCTTACTCTTTACTTTGATATATTTCAGAAATAAAAAACCGTATCAGTCGAAGCACAAATTTTACTGATACGGTTTTTGTTAAAGGGATTATCAATATCTAAAAATAGTAATTCACCGAAATTTTTGAAAAAGTCGGGTTCATATTTAATTTCATATCATCTGTTATTTCCGTTCTTTGATCATCTCCTGTATCAGGATTCCAAAAATAAGAATCATATGTGTTATTATATTTAAAATGCAGATGTCTGATTCCAAATTCTCCGCCGAGACTAAAATTTTCATCAAAGAAATATTCTATACCGAATCCGAATTCTCCGCCCCACATACTTATATTTTTTATGGCTTCTTCAAAATCATCTTCAAAATCATTATCATCAACATCAATTTTTCCGCTGAATATTGGTTTTGAAAAATTTAAAGATAAATAAGCTTGTAATTTATTTTGTTGCATAAAAAAATATTTAACACCTATATTCGGTATAAATAAATTCCCTTTAAATTCATACTCATCTGTATATGAAACTACCCTGTTTAAATCATAACTATATCTCTCACCGCTATGATCATATTTATAATTTGCATTTAAATATTGCAGGCTTACATACGGTACAATTTTACTGTTTATTTTGTAACCGAAATAAGCGCTGTTTAATCCTATTCCCGGTGATACACCAAATGCGAATTGACCGAATCCTTCGTTAGTAATTAATAAGACCGCACATAATAATAATAATAATTTAGTTTTCATGAAATCATTTTTTTAGTTATTAAAGTTGCCAAATATAAATATTTTTGAAAGGATTTCAAAGAAGAATTACAAAAGGTTGTATATACAATGATAATACAGCTAACCTGCATTATTCATGCGTTTTTTCTTTGTCGGAATTGAGGCGACAAACCTTGAAGCTGTATATTAATACTGCGAAAGGTTTGCAACGATAAGTCCGGCAAAGAAAAAATGCACCTTTGGTAAAAACTTTAAAAAATCAGTTTTTATTAAAGAGATGCGTAAAAATTTGATAATCTGCAATATAACTGATTTTTTAAAATTTTTATGAATAATGCAGGCTAACAAGTAACAATAAAATATTTCCCCTTATTAAAAAGAATGTTCTCATTATATTTTACATACCCTAATTGATTTGTAAGCATTTTTGTATTACCAATCATAAAACCGGGAGTGTTTTCATGATGGTGTCCGAATATCCAATAATCAATATCAGATTTTTCAATAAAATCAAACAGTTCAACAGCAAAAGCATCATTCAGTACATCTCCTTTATATTGTTCGGGATAATTCAAAAAAGTCGGAACATGATGGCTTACCGTAACTAATTTTTTCGGATTTTCTCCGTTTACTTCCTGTTTTATAAATTCCAAACTTTCTTCAAATAATAAATTAAACTTTGCAGCAGAAAAACGCTTGCCTTGATATTTGATAACATGAAAATCACTTAAGCTTTTCTCAATCTGCCACTCGTAAGCCGAGCGTATCTTTGTCCATAAGGTTGAAAAATAAATTTTACATTATCGTGTATAACAGATATATTATTTACCAAAAATACATTTTCTCTGATTTTCTCATTAATAACAGTCCCTTTTTCAGCAATATCGCAGTAATAATATTCATGATTGCCCGGAATCCAATATGTGTATTTATAATTATCAGAAAAAAAATCAAAAAAATCATTATAATTATCCATTACCCTAAAAGGAACAATATCGCCGGCTAATATCAAAATATCTCCGTTTATTTGCAGAGGGTTTGCTTTTAGAAATGCTTCATTTTCCGGAAATTCTAAATGCAAATCGGAACAATATTGGATTTTCATGCTTATATATTTCTTTCAAATGTATAAAATAATTTTCAGTTTCTCAATGCAAATATTATATTAGCCGCATATAACACAAACAGATGAATACTTTTGAAAACTTAAATCTGTCAAAACAATTACTTAATGCAATTGGGGATTTGGGATTTGACAAACCGACACCGGTACAAAAAGAAGCTTTTCCTGTTATTCGCTCAGGTAAAAATGTAGTAGGAATATCACAAACAGGTACAGGGAAAACGCTTGCTTATATGCTTCCTGTATTACAGGATTTAAAATTTTCAAAGCAAGTTACTCCAAGGGTGTTAATATTAGTTCCTACACGAGAATTAGTATTGCAAGTTGCAGAGCAAATCGAAAGTTTTACTGTGTATATTAATCTTCGTGTACTGGGTGTTTACGGCGGAACAAATATTAATACACAAAAGAGAGCTGTTGCTCAAGGTATGGATATTCTTGTTGCAACACCGGGGCGATTATATGATCTAACTGTCAGCGGAGTATTAAAGTTAAAAGCTGTTAATAAATTAGTTATTGATGAGGTAGATGTAATGTTGGATCTTGGATTTCGATATCAATTAACTAATATTTTCGGGCTTCTGCCGAAACGAAGACAAAACATTATGTTTTCAGCTACAATGACAGAGGAGATTGACACACTGATTAATGATTTTTTTATTGCTCCTGCAAGAATTTCAATTGCTGTCAGTGGTACGCCTCTTGATAACATAGCACAACAATCTTATCAAGTGCCCAATTTCTACACTAAGGTTAATTTGCTGTCTTATCTGTTAGAAGACAAAAATGAATACCGTAAAGTATTGGTCTTCACGTATAGTAAGAAAAATGCTGACAGCTTATTCGAAATATTAGAAAGCAGATACGGGGCAGAAACGGGAGTAATGCATTCTAATAAGTCGCAAAACTACAGAATAAGATTAGTTGAAGAATTTGATAGCGGAATAAGGCGAATATTAATAGCAACGGATGTTATGGCTCGCGGATTGGATCTGGGAAAAATCACTCATGTTATTAATTTTGATACGCCTAATTTTCCGGAAAATTACATGCATCGTATCGGAAGGACAGGCAGAGCAGAACAGCAAGGTAAATCTATCCTGTTTTATACCCCAAAAGAAGAAAAGGCGAAAGTTGCAATAGAAAAATTGATGTCATACAAAATACCGATTATTGCTATTCCTGATGAAGTAGAAATTTCAAAAGAATTAACAGCAGAAGAGCGTCCTGTAATTCAAGGAAAAAATAATCCTCATCGTATTTCAGATAAAGATGTGCGAGGACCTGCTTTTCACGAAAAGAAAGAAAAAAACAAGAAAACTAATCAAGGCGGATCGTATTTAAGGAAAATGAAAAAATATAAAAACCCAAAAACAAGAGGTGATAAAAATTTTAATAAACGCAAAAAGAAATAATGTGAAATACCAAAATTTTATCAATGAATGCAAGTAATACTATAACAAAATCTTCCGGCAAATTTATTACAAGCCCTCTCAGAAGGAAATTTCAAAAAACAATAGGATTGAAAAAAAGAAAACTCGTAATAAGTTTTGATTATAATTAAAACTTTTCTTATATTCGCAAAACATTTTGTTATGATAAAAACTATTGAAAGTGCAAAATATTCAACGTTCGATATATTTAAAAAGAATAGAACCTTATATTCGTAAAAACTTAATTAAAGTCATTGTAGGTCAACGAAGAGTAGGTAAAAGTTTCTTTTTAAAACAAATAAGCAACTTATTTGAAAAAATTTATCCGGATACTCCGATAATCTATATCAACAAAGAAGATTTGGAATTTGATGCTATTCGTAATTATTCTGACTTGGTTTCCTATGCGGAATCGAAGCGTAAAAACAATGACTTACATGCTGTCTTTATTGATGAAATACAAGATATTGAGCAATTTGAAAAAGCACTTCGCCATTTTCAAACCAAAGAAAACTGGGATATCTATTGCACCGGAAGTAATGCACATCTGCTATCTGGCGAATTAGCAACATATTTAAGCGGTCGATACATTGAAATACAAATGTATAGCTTGTCATACAACGAATTTTTGACTTTTCATAAATTTGAAAATACAGCCCAAAGTTTTAACGACTACATAAAATTTGGCGGACTGCCTTATTTGCTTCACTTGAAACTTGAAGAACCGATAGTTTACGATTACCTTAAAAATATTTTTCGCAGTATTTTATTTAAAGACATCATCGGCAGATATAACATTAGAAATGTAGCATTCATTGAGCGTTTGTGTTTGTATATAGCAGACAATATCGGACAAATTGTATCGGCAAAAAAAATAACTGATTATTTAAAATCGCAACGAATATCATTTTCAAACAATATAGTGCTTGATTATTTATCGTTTTTACAAAATGCTTTTTTAGTATTTGCACTGAAACGAAACGATTTAAAAGGCAAACGTATCCTTGAAATCGGAGAAAAAATATATTTTCACGATTTGGGACTTCGTAATGCATTAAACGGTTATAAACAAAACGATATCAGTCAAATGCTTGAAAATATTGTATTATTGCATTTGCTGATTTATAATTACGAAGTAACCATCGGAAAATTAGGCGATAAAGAAATAGACTTTGTTTGCGACAAAAATAACAAACGAATATACATACAAGTAACTCTTTCACTTGCCGATGAAAATGTACGAGAAAGAGAAATAGGAAATCTATTGCTTATAGATGATAATTTCAGAAAAATTGTTGTTACAGCAGATGAACTTTCCGAACCGGAAACCAAAGGCATTGAAATTTGGAATATTCGTAAATTTTTGAGTACATTTTTTATGGAGTAGTAGTCGCAGATTTTTCCTTAAAACAGAAAAAAGCTAACGCCCTAAAAAACAAAAGATTGAAGAATTTTGTTCCAATCCTTCAATCCTATTTGTGGAGCATATCGCAGTAAAGTCAGTACACTCATAAGATTTTGAAGGTCATTTCAATGAACAATTTTCAATTTTACCTAATGTGAAACATATGGGAATCACGAATGTGGATAAATTGATAGCATTATCATAAAATACTGATACAAAGATAATAAAAATGCTATCATTTAAGTCATAATGTCAGTAATTTTTTATGAATATATAAAATAATGCTACCTTTGTTTATATCCGGAAAATTAGAATGAAAAGAGTTAAACCAACATATTCAATTATATTTTTATTAATATCATTCATATTCATCTCAAAAAATATTTCAGCACAAATCGATTTCGAAGATGAAAATAGAAATGTATATTGGTTTTATGTTAAAATCATTGAAATAGAAGACAGCACCGGATATGTTAAATTTATAATAAAAAGAAAAAGAAAAAAGATTCAAGAAGGAAATATTAAAGAATTTGACAGAAGTCTTTGGACTACACTTCAAAAAAAATCATTTTTAGCAATTGGACCTTTTAGGAAATATAATCGTGCAAAAATTGCATATTCCTTATATAAAACAGAAGAAAATCCTTTAATTGAACATTCTGTAAAAAAGAGTGAACAAAATGTTTATTGGTTCGTATGGCACTTTACAACAAGTAAAACTTTTATACCCAATTATAAAAGATATTTGCCAAAGTCTATCGAATCAGGAACCTTTAAAGAATTTGAGACATTTTTAGATGAAAATCTTATGATGAGAATTATTACTGTTGGTCCGTTTAATAGTAAGGAGGAAGCTGGATTTGCACAGAAAATGTATAGAGTTGAAGAACAATACTGGTAGTTAATTTTATCAAAGTTAAATCCGGCACATTCACACAATTTCAAAAAAACAGCTTCGTTCGTACCTCTCAAAACTTATTTTTTCAAAAAAGGCAAATGAGCCTAATCATTGTAGCAATCTGATAAGTAGTCGCAGATTTTTCCTTAAAACAGAAAAAAACTAACGCCCTAAAAAACAAAAGATTGAAGAATTTTGTTCCAATTCTTCAACCTTCCCGGTGGAGCATATCGGACTTGAACCGATGACTTCCACACTGCCAGTGTGACACTCTAGCCAGCTGAGTTAATGCCCCTTTTATGTTGCAAAAATACATAAATCTTCCTAATTATATAATTATTTAAAAATAATTTTTTTGTCCGGCACATAATAAAACAACGGCTTTTTGAGTTTTACAACTGGTGATGCAGTTAATTAATTGGCATAATAGTTGTTTAATTGAATGATAAGTTGTAACTTTGTATCATAAATAACAAATTAATTTATAAAAGCATGGAAGCATTAACAAAAAGAGAAGAGGAAATAATGCAGATTTTTTGGGATATGAAAAAAGGATTTGTAAAAGATGTTATTACAAAACTTCCCGAAAACCCTCCTTATAATACAATTTCATCTATAGTAAGAATTCTTGAGAAAAAAGGATTTTTGAAATATAAACAATACGGAAATACTTATGAGTATTCTGCAAAAATTTCAAAAAAACGATACAGAAAACAAATTTTTACATCTTTAATGGCTGATTATTTTGATAATTCATATAAAAAAGTGGTGTCGTATATGGTTAAAGAAAACAAATTAGATGAAAAAGACATTGAAGAAATGATGAAAATAATTGAAGAAAACGAAAATAAATAGTGTTATAGTTTTACAAAGTTATAATGTGATTGTAAATAAAGTAAATTCGATGAAAAAAATATGCTGAACCTACTAATATATCTGCTTGAAGTTTCTATTTTAACAAGTATATTTTACTTGTTTTACAGGTACTTGTATTTCAAATTGGCATACTTTGAAATGTGCAGATATTATTTTTTTTCGGTTCTGATTTTGAGTTTGGTTATTCCCTTAATTCCGGGAATATTTGAAGAAAACATCATTTCTTTAAAACTCGAAGGCATTTTCAAAACTTCCGGCATTCAAGACAAACATAATATAAATTATATTAATGTGAAAGACAGCTTCCTTCACAGAGAAGATAACTTTTTTACAGACATTCCGTTTGTTAAAGTTCTGTTTATCATTTGGTTATCGGGTTTAATAAGATATTTATTCATTATTTTAAAAAACATTACTGCTGTTATTCGATTAATAAATTCCGGAGAAAAAATAAAAGACGGAAAATATACAATTGTAAAAACCACCGGAAAAAGTAATGCTTTCACGTTTTTCAGATTCATCTTTATAAATCATGAATTTAAAAATTTAACAAAAAAGGAACAAGAACAAATACTTACACACGAAAAGATACATGCAGATCAATTGCATACGATAGACAATATTCTTTTTGAACTTTTTCGTGCGGCTTTTTGGTTCAACCCTGTTTCAAAATTAACATCGGCAAATATTAAAATCATTCATGAATTTATTGTTGATAATAAATTAACCGGAAATAAAAACCATGCTGATTATTCAAGATTAATTTTAAAGATGGTTGTTCATAATTCTCATGCAATAAGTGTCAGCAATTTTTCGAGTGAGGAAATCAAAAACAGGATTAAGCTTATAAGTTTTCCGGAATCGGAAAAAATAAGAAAAAGACGCTTTAATATATCCATACCTGTTTTAATCGCAACAATATTTGCAGCATATTTAATAATTTCAACAATAAATATTTATGCTCTTGAAAAAGAAGTGTGTGAAAAGGAATTTACAAAACCTTTTAAAAAGGGAACATATAAAATAATAAGCCCGTTTTTCGAGAATAAAACACCGAGTGAAATTTACACAGGATACGAAAGCAATATTGACAGCAATAATCAATATAAAATTTCACACAAAGAGACAAGTTACGAAGTAAAAAGTTTCTCCGATGTTTATGCAATTGAATCCGGAATTGTATCACATATAAAAAAGAAAGATGTATTCGGACTTGAAGAATTAAATGTTGAGATTGAATTAATTACGGGACACAAAGTTGAATACAGGGGTTTGTATAAACTGACGATAAACGAAGAAGACAGCATTAAAAAAGGCGAAATAATTGGTTTAACCGGAGACATACGATTATATCCGAATATTGACATTAAATTAAGTAAAAATAAAATATCGTTTGACCCTGAAGTTTTTTATTAAAAATGAAATAAAAGTCAGATGTCCGGCATCTAATTCCAAACATCAAACATATGAAAAAACATAAAGATAAATTAGAACAAAACAAAGGCATGTTGATGCAGATCAGCATCATAGCATCTTTGCTTATTGTTCTGTTATTGTTTGAAAACAAAACAAGAAGTGCAGAAATTTATCCGAATACTTATACCGAAATTAAACTTGAAATAGAAAAGCAAAATAATATTACAGATATAATTCCTCCAAATCCGGATTCAAATAACAATAATTCGGAAGTTGAGACCGGTAATACAGAAAAAGTTGCAGAATTTCCGGGAGGAAAAGATGCTCTTGAACAATATATGAAAGAAAATATGCAATATCCGCCGGAAGCATTAAAAAAAGATATACAAGGACGAGTAATCGTAAATTTTACAATTGATAAATCAGGTAAAATAAAAGATGCAAAAGTAATAAGAAGCATCCATCCTTTGATTGATACTGAAGCATTAAGATTGATTAAAAACATGCCTAACTGGGAACCGGCTGTAGTAAATAAAGAAACAGTAAGTACAAAGCAAACATTACCTGTAATGTTTATTAATAAAAATGATCATGAATAATAGATGTACCATATTCATACTGTTAATGTTGGTTTTTGCCTTTACGAGCATTTTTGCACAAGAAGCAGATACCATAAAAGTTGTAAATGTGGATTCTTTGGTTAATTCAGGACAAATTTGCTTTGATCCTGTGCTGGAAGATGACTCTATCTATATCTATGTTAAACAAATGCCTGAATTTCCCGGTGGTAAACTTGCATTATATAGATGGATTCGTGAACAATTTAATTATTCAGTGGTTCCTGATGGATGTGGCGGAACTGTTTTTATTCGTTTTGAAGTAAATAAACAAGGTAAAATTGGAAAAATTGATCTTTTAAAAGGGGTTGATCCTACAGTAGACAAAGAAGCAATTAGAGTTATAAGATCATTACCGAAATTCAAACCGGGAATGAAAGACGGTAAACCTGTAAATGTGTGGTGGAATTCAATACCCGTAAAAATATTTCCGGATTAAATAAAACAAACAAGGAAACTAAATATAAACTACTCAAAATCAAACGACATGGAAAACAAAAAAAGCTTAAAAGCAAATCTCGAAAAAACAAAGTCGATCTTTTTAATGATCGGATTAATTACGGCAATTTCACTCTTAGTTTTTGCCTTTAGTTGGGAGTCTGTACAAGAGTATGTAGCAGTAACAACCGATGAGCCTTATATTGAAGAAGAAAAAATTCAGATCACAAAGCCTGAAGATGAAAAAACAGAAGAAAAAGTTGAGAAACCGACACCTCAAAAAGTTTTTGCAGATATTTTATT encodes the following:
- a CDS encoding flippase-like domain-containing protein, producing MNKRFKNIIKFLLFFSVGIFIFWWVSKDQDINELKEALKNADYTWIWISLFLGILSHISRALRWNLLIRPLGYNNKTINSLFAVMIMYLSNMAIPRSGEVIRCGVMSRTENIPFTKLLGTVFIERIVDFIVLFILLAIVLITQLPVVLSMLENNPEIEQNIQNLLSSTPILIGIVLFFLLIIILIYIFRIRLRKTNIYNKIKSLVLNFVEGIKSILKMKRKFEFIAHSVFIWMMYFLMIYIIFWSFNFTSHLTLLTGLTVFVMSAFGMVAPSPGGMGTWHFMVIQTLIIYGVKESDAYAFAITSHTSQTLMMIILGVLSVILLPVLNKGKKENTEKG
- a CDS encoding DEAD/DEAH box helicase codes for the protein MNTFENLNLSKQLLNAIGDLGFDKPTPVQKEAFPVIRSGKNVVGISQTGTGKTLAYMLPVLQDLKFSKQVTPRVLILVPTRELVLQVAEQIESFTVYINLRVLGVYGGTNINTQKRAVAQGMDILVATPGRLYDLTVSGVLKLKAVNKLVIDEVDVMLDLGFRYQLTNIFGLLPKRRQNIMFSATMTEEIDTLINDFFIAPARISIAVSGTPLDNIAQQSYQVPNFYTKVNLLSYLLEDKNEYRKVLVFTYSKKNADSLFEILESRYGAETGVMHSNKSQNYRIRLVEEFDSGIRRILIATDVMARGLDLGKITHVINFDTPNFPENYMHRIGRTGRAEQQGKSILFYTPKEEKAKVAIEKLMSYKIPIIAIPDEVEISKELTAEERPVIQGKNNPHRISDKDVRGPAFHEKKEKNKKTNQGGSYLRKMKKYKNPKTRGDKNFNKRKKK
- a CDS encoding ATP-binding protein, whose amino-acid sequence is MKVQNIQRSIYLKRIEPYIRKNLIKVIVGQRRVGKSFFLKQISNLFEKIYPDTPIIYINKEDLEFDAIRNYSDLVSYAESKRKNNDLHAVFIDEIQDIEQFEKALRHFQTKENWDIYCTGSNAHLLSGELATYLSGRYIEIQMYSLSYNEFLTFHKFENTAQSFNDYIKFGGLPYLLHLKLEEPIVYDYLKNIFRSILFKDIIGRYNIRNVAFIERLCLYIADNIGQIVSAKKITDYLKSQRISFSNNIVLDYLSFLQNAFLVFALKRNDLKGKRILEIGEKIYFHDLGLRNALNGYKQNDISQMLENIVLLHLLIYNYEVTIGKLGDKEIDFVCDKNNKRIYIQVTLSLADENVREREIGNLLLIDDNFRKIVVTADELSEPETKGIEIWNIRKFLSTFFME
- a CDS encoding BlaI/MecI/CopY family transcriptional regulator, with protein sequence MEALTKREEEIMQIFWDMKKGFVKDVITKLPENPPYNTISSIVRILEKKGFLKYKQYGNTYEYSAKISKKRYRKQIFTSLMADYFDNSYKKVVSYMVKENKLDEKDIEEMMKIIEENENK
- a CDS encoding energy transducer TonB — protein: MKKHKDKLEQNKGMLMQISIIASLLIVLLLFENKTRSAEIYPNTYTEIKLEIEKQNNITDIIPPNPDSNNNNSEVETGNTEKVAEFPGGKDALEQYMKENMQYPPEALKKDIQGRVIVNFTIDKSGKIKDAKVIRSIHPLIDTEALRLIKNMPNWEPAVVNKETVSTKQTLPVMFINKNDHE
- a CDS encoding energy transducer TonB; this translates as MNNRCTIFILLMLVFAFTSIFAQEADTIKVVNVDSLVNSGQICFDPVLEDDSIYIYVKQMPEFPGGKLALYRWIREQFNYSVVPDGCGGTVFIRFEVNKQGKIGKIDLLKGVDPTVDKEAIRVIRSLPKFKPGMKDGKPVNVWWNSIPVKIFPD